The genomic DNA aagtaagtcaGGGCTTTTGTCTTGGTCTCACtttgagtcttttattttctttccccttccctttttgtCGGTCTACGTAACTATCTACGTATCTATCTATTTATCCAACTATCTAGTTAAGGAAGATATATGAGGTATAAGGAAGTATAATATCAAAAACATTTgctattcttattattttgtcttaattgtaaaaggcaaagaaaagaacattccaCAATTCTACCTTTAACAAAATCTAAGTTAAATAATGATTTACCTATGTGActcttcattgatttttctcttgcaaATCATCGACCCTTCATTAACTGACATCACCAAGGTAGTCAACTCAAGCTGTAGCTTTAACCACAGAAGTTAAACAATTCACAGTCCTGTTGTTGCTCACTGTTAAAAATCCGAGTCACACTGTACTTTTGTCTAATAGATGGTGCACTAGTTTGGTAGTAGATGACGAGGAAGGACCTGTTGGCAAGGAAACAGCTGCTTCCTTCCTGAGCAAGGGGAAACCAGGAAGGTGACAGATGGGCAGAGCAGAAAAGCAGCCAAAAATTGCTCTGGCTCCTGGTTGGCAACAATTTTCAGAACTGAGGCACgactgaatattttaaagtatatcaatGATTGAGAATATTGTCTGCCTGGGTGCTCTGCTGAAATTCAACAGGCTTCCCACACATTTTCTacatttgaaaaacttttaagttTACAATGGTACAAAGGGCCTAGCCTGAGCCTATGTACAGTGGGCTAAGACTGCAAGGCACTGTCCCATTTCACTTTAGGATTATACCCAAGAGAATGCACTTTCTggttacacaaaagaaaaaaagaaaaatttcatttcctGTATAGGTTATATTTGTATGATTTACTAGAATtactattaaaatttcatttaaaaatgtttttcttaaatacgtttacttttatatacttaaaagatTTGTTCcaaacttttataatttgttcttttatcaTTCCCCCTCCATACACTTCAGTAtccagaaaattaaatattcaagaaTTCTTGGGTAAAATAGACAACCACTGGATTGATATGTTATAACTAACATATTTTCTTAGAAAGCTGTAATTAGGTAAGTTATTGTTCTTCATCAAATGGAAATTAGCAATCATtggaaaataacattaaaaattagtgTGGGCATGAAgtatggaattttaaaacatcagtttACTATGCTGATTAActcaacatttatattttcatcagaACTTAATAATCCCATAAATAAATAGAGctctcaattatttaaaaaaatcaagggaTAACATATGTATTTAGACATATTAGCAGCGTAAAGATGTATGCTTCAACACACTTATTGGGAAAACGTCTGAAAATATTACTACACTGAATTCAAGGGTATCCGCAGGAACCTGACATATAAGTTCTCTAGAATAATAACATATCAGgaaattccaaaaaagaaaaagggtcaAATAGGAAATAGCCTCAAATTAATCGACAAAGTTCAGTGCTTGCTCCAACTTGattattctctctctccattGCAAAAAATCAGTCTCAGGATTGGTGAATCACTTAGATGAAAGTTCATCTAGTGGAATAAATGGAGAGGCCACTTGGGCGGGTGACACAGGAGAGTCGGTGGTAGTGCTGACTTTCGCTGGTGAGTTACAAGAAGATCCGGCACTGCTGCTGTTTCCATCAAGGGTATCCGAAGATACACACACACCGGGATCTGACAGCTGTGCAACGTCAGAAGAAAGCATGTTGGTGATGCCCTGGAAAAATCTCTTTGGCTGGTAATCAGTttccatttcacattttctttttaatggtccAAGAACACTTGGTCTAATGCAATTGATGGGACTCTGGCTTCTCCGGGTAGTAAATCGGGTCGTTGGGCTGGGAATAGGGCTTGGAGGCAATCCATTGCTACTCACAAAACTTTGCAAGGATGGTGAAAAACACTGCTTCCCAATTCCCCGAGTGGGTGACGGTGCTGGTGACACAGGAATGAAATCGATGCGCTTCGGGGAGGCCGATTTCTCCACATCGTTGTCACTCAGGCTGAAACTTTCCTCCCAGGAGTGGCTTATCTGCATTGCGGTCTGCACCTCCCGCTCGTGGACCGTCTCTCTGTTGATCAAGTCCATGCCCTCCTCCTGCTTGATCTGGTGCAAGCGGCTGCTGTGCATGCGGACAGGGGAGGCCGGTAGCAGCAGGCCGTGGCGGCTCGGGAACGTTGTGCTGTTCCGCCTGGTGCTCGGCGCCTCGGCCTGGAACACCGGCGAAGTGTCACTGAGGCCGTGAATCAGGGGGGCGCTGTTAGACCTCCTGAGGCCCCCGCCGCCGCTAGTGCCGCCGCCCTCCGCCGAGCTCCCGCCCGTACCCGGAGGCAGCTCCAGGTCCAGCTCCATCTTCTCCTGAGCCATGTCGGAGACAGGGAGGCGGGGGCGGTGCTCAGTCAGGGCCCTAGGACTCCCATTCCCCGCAGTCcagggccgccgccgccgccaccgagAATCTGTCAGCGAGCTCACCTCTCTGCGCATGCGTGCCCCTTCGCGCAGGCGCCTGCGAGGTCTGTGCGCGCGGCGCCTACTTAATGCGTAATAGCTGCGCCGAAGCCGTAGTGGGAGGGGCGAGGAGTGGTTGGGCCCGCTAGTCAATACATTCCTTCCGCAAATAGCTTTTCAGCCCAAATTCGCATCGACGCAGTTAAATAAGATTATCATATGGGGGAATATGTAATTACAAAACAAATACAAGCCCTAAAAGAGAGGCCCTTGGTGATGTGGGCTGTATGACTGGCAGTGAGGTTTGGCCtaatcagggagggcttccccgAGGAAGAGGCACTCTGAAATCCGAGGAGGTAGGGGAAGGGGTGCGGTGTAGAACCTCGCAGGAAGCGGGAAGCTAGGGCTACCCAGCGAGATGTCAGGCGGGaaccaggagggaaggaggaagtgtGGCCTGCAGTGGAGAGTGAGGGCTGGGGTGACATGACGTGGTGGACCAGAGAAGATTCTGGTCTTTACCATGAGAACAGTGAAAACTACAGAGGTTTTCAAGCATAGGTATATTAGCACCTGAAAAGCTCACTGGCCCGCAGTCCGGAGAAGAGAGCATTGGGAGATTAAAAGCTACAGGAAAAAGGCCAGAGAGGATGGTAATTTGCACTAAAGTGGTAGTGTGGAAGAGGAGACGGAGAGAAGAGTAAATTTGAGAACTATTTAGAagatcagggaaaaaaaaaacaaaacctggaattgtattactattattttattcataatcatATTTCCAGCACAAGCATGTGTGAGGTGTGAGGGATTAAAGGAAAACCAGTAAAgtcctcacattttaaaaataaaaccccattCTTGGCttatgtaattaatataaaactGATAGCTcattaaaagtgatttatatttattcagtcagtcaagtttttttttttcctgcatacctactgtgtgtcagacactgtggTAGGAAATGGACCCTACATGAGGGTGTTTAATTTTTACtgggggaaaagaaataaataaataggctatTTTCAGATAGTGGTAAgccttagaaaaaataaaatacactggTGTAATGGAGCACTACTGATAGAAGGCAGGAGGCCATTAGAGCTGAGATCTCAGTGACAAGAAGAAGCAAGTCATGTGGACATCTGGGGAATGAGTATCccaagcagagagaacagcacCGTGCTAAGGCCCAAGGTAGCTATGAGTTTGATGAGTtagcaggaaaggaaaaaaaggcagtgCAGCTGAATTATAAAAGGAGGAGAGTATTCTGAGAGGGTAAAAATGTTTGGATCTCATTCTGAGTATGATGAAAAGCCACTAGGGGGTTTTAAGCAAGCGACTGAAATTATCcggtttatattttaaatgccagTTTGGCTCTGTGGAAAATAGGCAGAAAGAGGACAAGagtggaggcagaaggatggaTTAGGAACCTGTGGCAACAGTACAGACAAGAGACTCTTGGGCTAGGGTTGTAGCAGTGGCAATGGGGAGAAGTCGATGGATTCAGGATATGTTTTAGAAGTGGAACCAATAGGATTTCCAGATAGATTAAATTTAGATGATGGGAGAAATAGATTATTCAAAGAGGACTCagattttttattaaaactgGGTGGATGGAAGTGAGATAGGGAAGGAGCACATTTAGAGGTATGGAAATGAAGAGTGCCTGAAGCAGAATAATAGCAAGTAGaaagaaccaacattttctaAGTGCCAACTTGTTGCCAGGCACTTTAAACACTCCATAGTCCCACATAATCCTCATTGGAATCTTATAAATTAGATATTGTTATGGCTAATTTTATAGTGAGACAATTGAGGTTCAAAAATTGCAAAAGGCCCTACAGCCAGCACACAGAAGAACAAAGATCTGAACCAATCATAATTAAGGTCTCACTTCAAAAGCCTATATTCTATTTGCTGAATTTCACATGGATTAGAGAAGGAGAATTTGATGGCTACCTGTGAGATGAAAAGAGGGTACAAAACAGAAGTTGGGAATGGCAGAAGTAGGAGATGAATTTGAGAGACAGCAAGGCAACAACAGAACCTGACTGCTTAGATGTGCACAGCACAAAGAGGAGTCACATATGACTAATGTTCAAGTGTGAGTGGCTGAAAGAATGGTACAGATTACTAAATAAAAACaggggaaagaagaggaagaatgtccagaaaaaattaatattaggTAAATAGAAAGAGTATTAAATAAAGAACTTATTTTATAACATCCATAGCATattattcatttgcatattgctaaattattaataatgtggCTCAAATCTGCCAGACAATGTTCATCCACATCTGAATAAACACAATTATTACTCTTACTAATAAAGCACAGTGATGGTGATAAGTCCACAAAATGAAATGTCTATGCTATTTGGTTCTTGCCTGAACACACCTATTAGAGATCTTGGCTGGTTTCCTTGTTTCTACCCTTGTCCATGCAAGTAAATTATCTAACCAATATTTAAGATAATCCATAAAAACACATTTGAATCACTTCTTCTCTGTTCAAAATCCTTTAGTATATTCCCACTCAGAGAAAAAGTCCAGGTCATTACAATGGCCTACAGAGCCCTATCTCATCTGAGACCCTACCATCCCTCTGACTTAACCTCTAGCTATTCTTCCACTAATTACCTCTCCTCCAACTGCAGAGGCCTCCTTACTTCCCTTCAGCCCACCAGGCATGCACCTCCCTCCACACAGGATTGCTCTTTTTCCAGTGGATAGCCACACTACTCAGTCCCTTCAGGTCCCTGCACAAATGTTACTGACAGAGAGGCTTTCCCTAACCTTCCCTTACAAAAAGCAATAGTAGTTCCCAACACCAATCCTACATTCCCTGGCCCCttgctctgtttttattttcctccagagTACCAcatgacatatgtatatattttcttgccTATTTCCTTCCTGAGAAGATAAGCTCCATGAGAATAAGCCCATTACTTCTTTCCCTGCTGTATGCTTAGTTatctagaacagggcctggcatatggtactcaataagtatttgttgaattattgTGCAAATGAATGATAAAGAATGAATCGATTAATGTAGCTTTGTCCAAAAGAGAAGAGAACTCTATTATTTGAAAATCCAGCCTAACAGGCTTATCTAGACTGATTCTAAGAGATCCATACTTTGACAGTTCTTTTTCTTATATcaggaatattattattattaatacttatactGCCCTCCAGCCCATGCATAAGTTACTTTAACTAACCATATGTGAACTAAGAAACTGAAGCTctaagttttcattcttttttgaccATATGCTGATCAACACTTGATACAATTAAAATGCTCAGTTCTAAGGATTCTAAGCagtgtttaatatttaatatattgatttactACTTCCTTTCAAAGGAATCAAGgaggaataagagaaaatagcaaCCATAAAATGCAATTCAGCCTGTTGCAAATGAATGATGCCAGAGGCAGGATCCCAGGGCCCTTCCCTGAGTCAATTTCCCCTTCTGGTTTTACTCTATGAATTAAATACCATACTTAGTTGAGATTCATGCTCATTCCTAAGCCATAAAACCAGATATCTATCTATTCAATAGTTTAGCTTTACTGtgcttaatattatatttttgaaaactagcagtttctttttaattcctaaGGGCAATTTTTTAGTATTAAACCTCCAAGCATATGACAAGGCAAATTTCCACCTCTGAATCCATGAATGTAAAATATGAATGTGTATAGGTATAATCTGAGATGGGCTGGCAGATATCTCAACATTTCATATTATCTAGCATCACCAACCTAGAATAAAAACATTACAGAGGAAAATTGTACTCTTGAAAGCGTTGGAACTTAGGAGTGTTAACTGGTACAACCATTTAGGAAAGATGTTTGGCAGTacctattaaaagaaaatatatgaatagcCTATGACTAAGCAATCCCATGCCTGAGTACATACACAAGAGAAATGAGGACTTATGTCTACTAAAAGACATGCACAAGACTGTTCcttgcattattatttataacgGCCCCCAaggggaaacaacccaaatgtccgtAAACAGTTGAATGGGTGAAATTCTTTACTCAACGGCATGTATATGTTACAGTAtgatgttgaatgaaagaaatcaaacacaaaagaatacatatactATGACTTCATTTTTCTGAAGTTTGAGACCATCCAAAATCAATTTATGGAGGTAGAAATCAAAATACAGTTACCCACCATTTCACTTTCCTAGGTTTCACTTGCCCATGATCAATCTCAGTCTGAAAACATTAGAAgttaaattccagaaaaaaaacaattcataagttttaaattgcactcCATTCTGAGTAGCATATTGAAATCTCAGGCTGTCTGGCTCTGTCCCACCCAGGACGTGGATCACCACTTTGTCCAGTGTACCCACACTGCAGATGCTTCCTGCCTATTAGTCACCTAGTACCCATCTTGGTTATCCATCTTACTGTCATGGTATCTGCAACActtgtgtttgttattttttttttttcttttaaaactacttCTTAGAACTTAAACACTTGTGTTTgaataacccttattttacttaataataaccCCAAAGTGCAAAAGTAGTACTTctggcaatttggatatgccaaagagaaaccataaagtgattcctttaaatgaaaaggtgaaaaaaaatcatatgcccAGGTTGCTTAAATCTACAGTAAGAACAAATCTACCAATGAAAtgatgaagaaggaaaaacaaatgtgcTAGATATGCTGTCCCATCTCCAACTGCAAAGGTTATGGCCACAGTGTGtgataagtgcttagttaagatggaagaAACATtgggtggaagacatgaacagaaaatgtgTTCTTATTGACAGCAACGTGTTGCATCCGAAAACATTGAGCATACACGAAGACTTCAGCAAGGGATTCCCTGAAATGAGTGACACTAAGCCATTTGCTGCCAGTGAAAGATGGTTACACAGATTCAGAAATAGGTTTAGACTGACAAATATAGAAATTACTGGAGGGGTTGCATGTGTCGATGAAGAAGCTACTACCACATTTCCAACAGAGTTTAAGAAGTTGATTAAGGAGAAAGGATACCACCCAAAGTAAGTCTTCAAGTGCAATGAAACCAGGCTCTTCTGGAAGAAGATGTCCAATAGAACGTGCATTCAAAAAAGTGCTAAGGAGACACCAGGGCAATTAACATGGAAGGACAGACAGATCAACCCTGGTAGTTTGTGACAATGTATATATAGAGTTTGGTTTCTGTGGTTTCAGATATCCACTGGGTGTCTTAGAACAGATCCCCATCAGAGAAAGGGGAGCTACTATAGTGGTTATTCTTAGGACTGACTGGGAGGGGGCAcaaaaaaatgttctatatcctgATCTGTGTGCTGGTTTACATGGGTGTATGCATATGTGAAAATTATCGaactaaatatttgaaatgtatacACTTTGTGGTATATAAGGTTAGACCTCAAAATGTTATTGATATGGAGAAAAACAGCATGGGCACTTGCAATACAAATGGGGAAAGACAGCATAGAATAAGAATGCACTTCAATTGGAAGGAAGATATTTGTTTAAATACTACCCATGAGTCTAACTCTAAACTGGAATGCTGTGCTTCCAAATCTCTGACACACAGCAGTATCAGTGGAAGAGCAGCTAGCTGGCCTTGACAGTGAAGAGAAAGGAGATGGAAACACACACATCCCTCAAGTTACATTTCATTGTAGCCCTAAATACCAAAAGACTCCAGTGACCTAAACCACAAAGACTTGTCTGAGGCCAGTTACAATCACCAAGAAAACCATTAGCTTTTCTTGGCCTTGTTCCCATAGTGCCCTCAAAATTAGCTACTTCTAAGAAGGCATGAAGGAGAACATGAAGtccattttattgtcttttattttctcaactgCAATCTTTGTGTATTCTGCCCAAGCAATGTTGGCTCTGTTGTCTTCTCAGTGGTATCCTCCTAGCATAACTCATGAAGTGGAACAGAATTGCATCATAGGAAATCAGCAGGGGCTGTTAGAACACACATGAAGAATGAGAATTGTGTTTAAAAGCACAGTTTTGGCCACTGGGAACTTATTCTGTTATCCtgatgaaagtaaaataatagatGATCTCAGAAACTCATCAACCACTCTACAAATAATTATTGAGGGCCCATGAAATATACACATTCTCCATGGTATTTACCTTCAAGTTGCTTAAGCTAATTATTAAAACTTTAGAGCCACATCAAGGATTAGAAAATCAAGACAGAACTTTACAAAGGAGCTACCGACCCCtctcaacttttatttttgataacaGTGAAAAGCCATACACACATCCTTCATGGGGAGGAAGTGAAAGGGCAGAAAGGCGCCTCAAAGACTCGAGGAAAGAAGTTTACAGCTTAGGCCCTCAGCAAAATTCAATGAAACAAGTAAATGTGAATTATAGTTACTTTGTTCAATTGTTTTCAAGGGGGAATATCAAGGAAGAtacttaattaaaatatcaaaatagccATCCAGCCCCTAGTCTCTACTCCCTTAagtcttttttaatagaatagaaaacaggGTTGATATCTCTTCTTCCTCAccaatttcaaacatttttgggAGTGTCTATCTTTTGGTGCCTTCTCTTTGACACTGAAATCCTCCTAGGTCATAATCTAGGATTACAATCAATATCCCTTTCTATAGCTAAATGCTTTTCTCTGCCTGTCTGCTATCTTTCCCTTGAAGGATTAATCCATTTGCcaagtaggaaaataaaagaactgaCAGCTGGATGGATAATGAATAAAGTTAACTTTAAAACATGCAAAGGCTGCAAATCTAGTTGGATTTACATATGCAAGCTGGATGGGTGTTTGGGAAACCTGTATAAGAGCTTAGTGCACAGCAGGACTGTAGCAAAGAAAGTACCAAAGCTGGACTCAGACTATCCTACTTCTAGCCTTGTGACTTGGGCCAGTCTgtcaacctctctgggcttcacttTTCTCACTTATGAAGTGGAGACATAACCTCTTCGTTGTAAAGATCAGATAATATGATGTCCCTGATCACAGGACTTGCAAACAGCAAAGGCCCTATACAAACAGGTTTCTACATTCACATACTCAGTGCCACCATCACAAAACGATCCAGCCCACTTTCCCACTACCCTCCCCAGAGGgcttcctctgttttcttatcttcAGTTTGATCCTGTGGAAGGAAATTCTTCATCCCTTTCCCTAAGACTATACTAATTTTAGAGCCACCCATTTTCTGTGGTCTAAGAGGTAAGAACTGAAAAGTTCATATGCAATCGGGGAGAGAGTTTCTTCTGAGACTAATAAATGGGGAAAACCACATTTCTAAGATCTTTAccatatgagtgtgtgtgtgagaagagGCGGACGCCACTGGGCCCAGAGGCCACCAATATCCGGCTGGGTCAGTGAATGCCATTCCCTGCAGCAAGCCATTTGCTAATCCCCAACAGCAGCAGCCCCCCTCCCTGGTGGCGCTGAACTTTTCAATTGGGACTAATCCCAGAGGcttattcttatttattcatttaaaaccCCGTTTTGAATTCCTGCTGTCATGTCACTGTCCTTCTTGGCATACAGTCAAGTGCACAGGGACACATATTTGGCTGTGTCTGAAAAACAGGTTGAACCCAACCTCTCTCAGACGAAATAAGAGGAGTACAGgggaagaaactggaaaaagattCGAGAAGTCTCAACAGTTGCTTACGGTGTGTCCTTCCCTCCACGTAGCTGACACCTGGAGGCATGTTTTGAGGAGCAGGGCAGATGTTCCAAAGAAGTTTGAAGCTGCTGCCTCAAACCTAAAGATTCATATGTAGCATGCCTTAGGAAAATTTTTTGGCTTTAGAGAGTAACAACTGTACAACCTAACCTCTATGATCATTTAAGATAGCAAGGCTTATTACTGAGAAAGAGGGCAGTTCacaatttcttctttactttgagctaaatatgatgaataaatgcaacaaaaaaggaaaaatattaagggCAGAGACATTCTGATTCCTCCTCTCTCATACTAACTTATAAACAGAATACAACTATATTTCAGTATCCacgtgactttttttttctttacctacaGCTCAATTTGTTAgtaggaaatgaatttttattaccCATGGAGTTCAGCCATCTGAAAGTTCCCACTTATTAGAAAAATGTGgtacacatttttcttctttattccc from Microcebus murinus isolate Inina chromosome 12, M.murinus_Inina_mat1.0, whole genome shotgun sequence includes the following:
- the PABIR1 gene encoding PPP2R1A-PPP2R2A-interacting phosphatase regulator 1 — protein: MRREVSSLTDSRWRRRRPWTAGNGSPRALTEHRPRLPVSDMAQEKMELDLELPPGTGGSSAEGGGTSGGGGLRRSNSAPLIHGLSDTSPVFQAEAPSTRRNSTTFPSRHGLLLPASPVRMHSSRLHQIKQEEGMDLINRETVHEREVQTAMQISHSWEESFSLSDNDVEKSASPKRIDFIPVSPAPSPTRGIGKQCFSPSLQSFVSSNGLPPSPIPSPTTRFTTRRSQSPINCIRPSVLGPLKRKCEMETDYQPKRFFQGITNMLSSDVAQLSDPGVCVSSDTLDGNSSSAGSSCNSPAKVSTTTDSPVSPAQVASPFIPLDELSSK